TGGTCACTGAAATTTTATTGATCCTGCTGACCGCACCGTCCTTTGGTTCAAGGATAATCACCTGAGCAAAAATGGCGGTGGCTAGGAGGAGACCGGCTAGAATTTTAATTGGTCTATTCATCTGACACATCCGGTTCTTCAATATTTTCTTTCAACATATCAGGTAACCCATCAGGTTCTTCGGATTTCACTTCGAGCACATTCTTTTCGTCGACATTTATGTTTGGCTCATCCTGGTCTTCAATATTCACAACTGGTGCAGCTGGCTCTTCAATATTCACAACTCGCTGGCCCGGTTCTTCGATATTTACTTTCAGGACTCGCTCAATATTACTGGATAAGGGCACTTCATCCTTGAAGAGCATTACGTTCAGGAATAGTTCTCGCTCACCCACTACCCCATCAGGCGCAAAGATCTGAATCGAAGGTATTGTTTCCACGGACCGCTCATAGAGTAAATGGCCCCAGGTCTTGAGGGTACCGGCTACATCAACATACTCCAGATCATTGGGCAGCACCAGGGTAATTGCCATGGAGTCAGCTCCAGCGTAGGCTGGGTAGCTCATGTTAAATAGCAGGGTAGAGGCTTGTCCGCCGGGGATCGAGAGGGCTGAATCAGGAGTCATGCTCTCTAATGGATCAATGGGAATGGTAATGATCCGTTTTAAGGATTCCTTGATCACATCCAGTTCCAGGAGGGCAGCTTCGCCAACTTCAGCATTCACTAAAACTTCTACGCGGCGATTCTCTGCTCTGCCAAGCCAGGTTTCATTATCACCCACAGGATAGTGAGGACCGAGACCGTGGGTAAAAATGTTATCAGGATTCACGCTATAGTTCTCAACCAGATAGTTTTTCACACTGACTGCCCGCCATTCAGAGAGCAGCATATTGAATTCAAGACTGCCACGACTATCGGTAAAACCTTCAATGACTACTGTAATATCAGGTTGCCAGGCCAGGAATTTACCCATTTTCTGCAAGCTTGGATAGGCGGATGGTTTCAGATCAGCAGAACCCACATCAAACTGGGTGCCTTCAAGGATCATATTGAAAGAGAGTTCCTCAACCAGGGTGGAAATTTGGGTCTCAAGCGTGTCTGTTACGATGATGTTTCCATCTGAATCAACCAGGTCAAGATAAGCTGAGACCAGACCAGTATTCTGGATCAGATCAAAATCATCTGGCTCCATGGACATATCAAAGGCAGTATGGGTTTCAGCATTCCAGTCATCAAAGCTCCAAACATCTGACTGGACGCCATGTGCAATCGGTTCAATAAAGGTGGAATCAAGGGTTGCTGTGCCAGTCTTGTAGACAAATCCCAATGGCAGTTCCTGATGAAAGCGTATGTTACTGACTGAGATCTCACCGGAATAATCGATATTATACATGAACTCAAGCTGATCATAATCAGAATCTTCTTCAGCTGCGTTATAAAAGACCAGCTCAACCCGGCGGTTCAAAGCACGACCTTCAGGAGTATTGTTACCAACCATGGCTAAGGTGTCACCATGACCAAAAGCACGGATACGGTCGCCACTGATACCCATGGTCTGCATCAGGTAGGTACGAATGGCCATGGCCCTTGATTCTGAAAGCTCCTGGTTGTCTTTAAAACCGCTACCGGCTGAAACCGGCTGGTTATCAGTATGACCATTGATATCAAGATTGATCTGGGTCTGCCACTTCATAAGGTCGCCAATATTCCTCAGTTCATTAAAGATCTCACTTTGGAGGGTGGCTGAACCAGATCTGAATCCAATGCGAATGAGCAGAGACCAAGGTTTGTAAACCAGTAATCTAAATTCTTCTGTGAGCATCTCAGTTCTCATCTCAAGGGTGGACTGTTTACTGAGAACACTGAAAAGTTCTAATTTCTGTAATGGAATATCCTGGTTGACACTATCACCAGAGAAAACGGTTAAATTCCAAATGTTGTGGGATAAACCAGTAGAATCAACTGAAGTATCCGGGCTAAAAAGGGATCCATAGGATGGTAGGCTGCTT
Above is a genomic segment from Candidatus Neomarinimicrobiota bacterium containing:
- a CDS encoding OmpA family protein; the encoded protein is PNVMLILNDSARVMTDSVGQFVFPKAPLGDLHLNVDESSLPSYGSLFSPDTSVDSTGLSHNIWNLTVFSGDSVNQDIPLQKLELFSVLSKQSTLEMRTEMLTEEFRLLVYKPWSLLIRIGFRSGSATLQSEIFNELRNIGDLMKWQTQINLDINGHTDNQPVSAGSGFKDNQELSESRAMAIRTYLMQTMGISGDRIRAFGHGDTLAMVGNNTPEGRALNRRVELVFYNAAEEDSDYDQLEFMYNIDYSGEISVSNIRFHQELPLGFVYKTGTATLDSTFIEPIAHGVQSDVWSFDDWNAETHTAFDMSMEPDDFDLIQNTGLVSAYLDLVDSDGNIIVTDTLETQISTLVEELSFNMILEGTQFDVGSADLKPSAYPSLQKMGKFLAWQPDITVVIEGFTDSRGSLEFNMLLSEWRAVSVKNYLVENYSVNPDNIFTHGLGPHYPVGDNETWLGRAENRRVEVLVNAEVGEAALLELDVIKESLKRIITIPIDPLESMTPDSALSIPGGQASTLLFNMSYPAYAGADSMAITLVLPNDLEYVDVAGTLKTWGHLLYERSVETIPSIQIFAPDGVVGERELFLNVMLFKDEVPLSSNIERVLKVNIEEPGQRVVNIEEPAAPVVNIEDQDEPNINVDEKNVLEVKSEEPDGLPDMLKENIEEPDVSDE